One segment of Parvularcula sp. IMCC14364 DNA contains the following:
- the bioB gene encoding biotin synthase BioB, with product MSETRHDWKRGEVDALFALPFTELMFQAQSVHRTHHNANAVQASQLCSIKTGGCPEDCGYCNQSAKFDTGLSASKLMAVETVVAAAEKAKAGGASRFCMGAAWREPKDRDMDALTEMVSRVKSMGLETCMTLGMLTDDQSVALKEAGLDYYNHNIDTAPEYYEKVISTRTFEDRIETLERVRASGMKVCCGGIVGMGEAAEDRTGLLMALAAMTPHPESVPINALVPVRGTPLGDLALDEDGALPGIEFARVIAVARIMMPTSMVRLSAGREKMSDETQALCYLAGANSIFIGEELLTTANPGRSRDAKLFESLGLELA from the coding sequence ATGAGCGAAACGAGACATGACTGGAAACGTGGCGAGGTGGACGCTCTTTTTGCGCTCCCTTTCACTGAATTGATGTTCCAGGCCCAGAGCGTGCATCGCACCCACCATAATGCCAACGCGGTGCAGGCTTCCCAGCTTTGCTCGATCAAGACAGGCGGTTGCCCGGAAGATTGTGGTTATTGCAATCAGTCTGCGAAGTTTGACACAGGCTTATCAGCCTCCAAGTTGATGGCCGTGGAGACTGTGGTGGCAGCTGCAGAGAAAGCCAAAGCTGGCGGGGCATCACGCTTTTGTATGGGCGCAGCCTGGCGCGAGCCAAAAGACCGTGACATGGATGCCCTGACCGAGATGGTCTCGCGCGTCAAGTCAATGGGCCTCGAGACCTGCATGACGCTTGGTATGCTGACAGATGATCAATCTGTTGCACTGAAAGAGGCGGGACTGGATTATTATAATCATAATATCGACACGGCGCCGGAGTATTATGAGAAAGTGATTTCAACCCGCACTTTCGAGGACAGGATTGAAACGCTTGAGCGTGTGCGTGCCTCTGGCATGAAAGTCTGCTGTGGCGGTATTGTCGGCATGGGAGAAGCGGCGGAAGACCGTACAGGTCTGTTGATGGCTCTGGCCGCGATGACGCCTCACCCTGAATCAGTTCCTATCAATGCGCTGGTGCCTGTGCGGGGTACGCCGCTTGGTGATCTGGCGCTGGACGAAGATGGGGCATTGCCCGGCATTGAGTTCGCGAGAGTCATTGCGGTTGCGCGAATCATGATGCCAACTTCCATGGTCCGGTTATCCGCCGGCCGCGAAAAGATGAGCGATGAGACACAGGCGTTGTGTTATCTTGCGGGCGCGAATTCGATCTTTATCGGTGAAGAACTTCTGACAACGGCCAATCCTGGGCGGAGTCGTGACGCGAAACTCTTTGAAAGTCTTGGCCTGGAACTGGCCTGA
- a CDS encoding DUF2794 domain-containing protein: MSIEILPNAVPRGRRQPANVAFTRAELDQILNVYGFFVASGDWKDYAIDMLKDVAVFSIFRRASEAPLYRIEKNPKLARKQGAYAVISMSGQVLKRGQDLPQVLRIFDRQKLKLAD, encoded by the coding sequence ATGAGTATTGAAATTTTACCGAATGCTGTACCGCGCGGTCGTCGCCAACCCGCCAATGTTGCCTTCACCAGAGCTGAGCTCGATCAGATATTGAATGTTTACGGATTTTTTGTCGCGTCCGGTGACTGGAAAGATTACGCAATAGACATGCTGAAAGATGTGGCTGTGTTTTCCATTTTTCGGCGCGCATCCGAAGCCCCCCTCTACCGTATCGAGAAAAACCCGAAATTGGCGCGCAAGCAGGGCGCTTACGCAGTCATTTCCATGTCGGGTCAGGTGCTCAAGCGCGGGCAGGATCTGCCACAGGTCCTGCGGATATTTGACCGTCAGAAGCTGAAGTTGGCCGATTAG
- a CDS encoding AEC family transporter: MSTLLTIVLPLLLVVLTGYIAGAGKWLDIAAARTLSRFVFMFAMPIAILNFYTKAPPPGLELVPFLTGYFLAMISIIALAAWTGFRLLDLDIRQSGAHAFVSTCGNAVFLGLPIALQVEGWGQPFLMLMILEGIFVFGIATTLMGWKSDERENRSALSKLTAGIVKSSATPFRNPIVLASIAGVLIAYSGVTFPTPVNTFLNTFGPVAGPTGLFVLGLYIATLPREGVKSLWSNIAAASAVKLLVFPVIAGLVVYIFTGADMRLTGAVVLFTCMPPAVASLVQASHYRIYERETAVAVSVASILSLLTLTIVLLIFA, from the coding sequence ATGTCAACGCTTCTCACCATTGTTCTGCCACTCCTGCTGGTGGTGCTGACCGGATATATTGCAGGTGCCGGCAAGTGGCTGGATATCGCAGCTGCCCGCACCCTGTCCCGCTTTGTGTTCATGTTTGCGATGCCAATCGCGATTCTTAATTTTTACACCAAGGCGCCGCCGCCCGGCCTGGAACTGGTCCCGTTCCTCACAGGATACTTCCTCGCCATGATCAGTATTATCGCCCTTGCGGCATGGACAGGCTTCAGATTGCTGGATCTTGATATAAGGCAATCTGGCGCACATGCCTTTGTTTCCACCTGTGGGAATGCCGTTTTTCTTGGGCTACCTATTGCTTTGCAGGTTGAGGGTTGGGGACAACCATTCCTGATGCTGATGATCCTGGAGGGGATCTTCGTCTTCGGCATCGCCACAACCCTGATGGGGTGGAAAAGTGATGAGCGCGAAAACAGATCGGCGCTGAGCAAACTAACAGCGGGCATAGTAAAGTCGTCTGCAACGCCGTTCAGGAATCCAATCGTCCTTGCGTCAATCGCCGGGGTGCTGATTGCCTATAGCGGAGTAACATTCCCGACGCCCGTAAACACTTTCCTGAATACTTTCGGGCCGGTGGCCGGGCCGACCGGCTTGTTCGTGCTCGGCCTTTATATCGCAACCCTGCCAAGGGAAGGGGTCAAGTCATTATGGTCCAACATCGCGGCTGCCAGCGCCGTGAAACTTCTGGTTTTTCCGGTCATTGCCGGTCTGGTTGTTTACATATTCACCGGCGCAGATATGCGCCTGACCGGCGCGGTGGTGTTATTCACCTGCATGCCGCCAGCAGTTGCTTCGCTGGTACAGGCCAGCCATTACCGCATTTACGAACGTGAAACAGCAGTTGCCGTGAGCGTTGCCAGCATTCTCAGCCTGCTGACATTAACGATAGTACTGCTCATCTTTGCCTGA